A stretch of Halostagnicola kamekurae DNA encodes these proteins:
- a CDS encoding NfeD family protein has product MVEPLLSNIPLLLFTAGLVLMVLEALSPGAHLVVIGVALAGAGLIGLLVPGGLDVLVLAGLTLAIGALAAYVYREFDFYGGKGTAQTKDSSSLAGSTGYATETITTRGGEVKLEGGGFTPFYSARTTSGTIEEGEEIIVLDPGGGNVLTVEAIGSIEADEIDRALARESDADGSDDTGTDTDSTAIEADDTEIAGREPVDETTDDTTGDDDTDDSITETESN; this is encoded by the coding sequence ATGGTGGAACCCCTCCTCAGTAATATTCCGCTGTTGTTGTTCACGGCGGGCCTCGTGTTGATGGTCCTCGAGGCGCTCTCTCCCGGCGCGCACCTCGTCGTCATCGGCGTCGCGCTGGCCGGTGCCGGACTCATCGGGTTGCTCGTTCCCGGCGGGCTCGACGTTCTCGTTCTCGCGGGACTCACGCTCGCGATCGGCGCGTTGGCGGCCTACGTCTACCGGGAGTTCGACTTCTACGGGGGCAAAGGCACCGCACAGACGAAAGACTCCTCGTCGCTCGCCGGATCGACCGGATACGCGACCGAGACGATCACGACCCGCGGCGGCGAGGTCAAACTCGAGGGCGGCGGGTTCACGCCGTTTTACAGCGCTCGGACGACCAGCGGCACCATCGAGGAGGGCGAGGAGATCATCGTGCTCGATCCCGGCGGCGGGAACGTGCTGACGGTCGAGGCCATCGGTTCGATCGAAGCGGACGAGATCGATCGCGCGCTCGCCCGCGAATCGGACGCCGATGGCTCGGACGACACTGGCACTGACACCGATTCGACCGCTATCGAAGCCGACGACACCGAAATAGCTGGGAGGGAGCCGGTCGACGAGACGACCGACGATACGACGGGCGACGACGATACCGACGACTCGATAACCGAAACCGAATCGAACTGA
- a CDS encoding winged helix-turn-helix transcriptional regulator gives MTAPEGVDEEKRSTLRRFAAVGAASPLAGFSDSADADTGESKTRDAIAGYLSTTPGAHFSKIRDDLQLGTGETQHHLRRLEERDAVERYSDGDYKRFVLAGRFDEFEKNALGYLRRTTPRGMLIELLRDPDAGAGDLADSLEVSAPTVSKYAGKLESAGLLSREDGYSVERPTTVLLLLIRHADSFGDRATALARESDELLTYDG, from the coding sequence ATGACAGCACCCGAGGGTGTCGACGAGGAGAAGCGATCGACCCTGCGTCGATTCGCCGCCGTCGGCGCCGCCTCGCCGCTGGCCGGATTCTCGGACTCCGCGGACGCCGACACCGGCGAAAGCAAAACCCGCGACGCGATCGCTGGCTACCTCTCGACGACCCCCGGGGCGCACTTTTCGAAGATCCGCGACGACCTCCAGCTCGGGACCGGCGAGACCCAACACCACCTCAGACGGCTCGAGGAACGCGACGCCGTCGAACGCTACAGCGACGGCGACTACAAGCGATTCGTGCTCGCGGGTCGGTTCGACGAGTTCGAGAAGAACGCCCTCGGCTACCTGCGCCGGACGACCCCCCGCGGGATGTTGATCGAACTGCTTCGCGACCCGGACGCCGGCGCGGGCGATCTCGCCGACTCCCTCGAGGTTTCAGCGCCCACTGTGAGCAAGTACGCGGGTAAACTCGAGTCGGCGGGGCTCCTATCGCGCGAGGACGGCTACAGCGTCGAACGCCCTACGACGGTCCTGTTGTTGTTGATCCGACACGCCGATTCCTTCGGCGACCGGGCGACGGCGCTCGCGCGCGAGTCCGACGAACTGCTCACCTACGACGGTTGA
- a CDS encoding SPFH domain-containing protein, whose amino-acid sequence MLPELIPLQGAATVGLVIGALVLVVVIASLLSAVEIVDAYEKRALTVFGEYRKLLEPGINIIPPFVSRTYRFDMRTQTLDVPRQEAITRDNSPVTADAVVYIKVMDAKKAFLEVDDYKKAVSNLAQTTLRAVLGDMELDDTLNKRQEINAKIRKELDEPTDEWGIRVESVEVREVNPSKDVQRAMEQQTSAERKRRAMILEAQGERRSAVEKAEGDKQSEIIRAQGEKQSQILEAQGDSISTVLRARSAESMGERAVIDKGMDTLTEIGQSESTTFVLPQELTSMVGRYGKHLSGSDVESDGTELDSLEFDEETRELIGLDDIAEIIGEIDQEAEMDLEEMEKQAQAIKEGKDAGTISDPDDVIEEMDQSFEGGEGQTQTQTETESETKTETDS is encoded by the coding sequence ATGCTTCCGGAACTTATCCCGCTGCAGGGAGCAGCCACCGTCGGATTGGTAATCGGTGCCCTCGTTCTCGTGGTCGTAATCGCCTCGCTTCTGAGTGCAGTCGAGATCGTCGACGCGTACGAAAAACGCGCGCTGACTGTCTTCGGCGAGTACCGCAAACTCCTCGAGCCGGGTATCAACATCATCCCCCCGTTCGTCTCGCGGACCTACCGGTTCGATATGCGGACCCAGACGCTCGACGTCCCGCGACAGGAGGCGATCACGCGGGACAACTCGCCGGTGACCGCCGACGCCGTCGTCTACATCAAGGTCATGGACGCGAAGAAGGCCTTCCTCGAGGTCGACGACTACAAAAAGGCCGTCTCGAACCTCGCCCAGACCACCCTTCGGGCCGTCCTGGGTGACATGGAACTCGACGATACGTTGAACAAGCGCCAGGAGATCAACGCGAAGATCCGCAAGGAACTCGACGAGCCAACCGACGAGTGGGGGATCCGCGTCGAGAGCGTCGAAGTCCGCGAGGTCAACCCGTCCAAAGACGTCCAGCGCGCGATGGAACAGCAGACCTCCGCCGAGCGGAAACGCCGCGCCATGATCCTCGAGGCGCAGGGCGAACGCCGCAGCGCAGTCGAGAAAGCGGAAGGTGACAAGCAATCCGAGATCATCCGCGCGCAGGGTGAGAAACAGAGCCAGATCCTCGAAGCACAGGGTGACTCGATCTCGACCGTGCTCCGTGCTCGCTCGGCCGAATCGATGGGCGAACGCGCCGTCATCGACAAGGGGATGGACACCCTGACCGAGATCGGCCAAAGCGAGTCGACGACGTTCGTGTTACCCCAGGAACTCACCTCGATGGTCGGTCGGTACGGTAAACACCTCTCGGGAAGCGACGTCGAATCCGACGGCACCGAACTCGACAGCCTCGAGTTCGACGAGGAGACCCGCGAACTGATCGGCCTCGACGACATCGCCGAGATCATCGGCGAGATAGATCAGGAAGCCGAGATGGACCTAGAAGAGATGGAAAAACAGGCACAGGCGATCAAGGAAGGGAAAGACGCCGGAACGATCAGCGACCCGGACGACGTCATCGAGGAGATGGATCAGTCGTTCGAGGGCGGGGAGGGACAGACCCAGACTCAGACGGAGACCGAGTCCGAGACCAAGACGGAGACCGACTCCTAG
- a CDS encoding DUF7312 domain-containing protein, whose product MTEEPSDTDPDDRPDQSRDDRTPDGDGSTTDADPFEDTFVVKETKAVDPSDSDDDASEPSDRSSGPGDDDRSDDGRDEGQRIGSRYDDTQQDDGGHDEWGRIPIDLTDDDDGASVESTAGAEDTEDDEAVPEPSSTPIVSESPSLEGAVFVALGAIATILVMFRLGSMLFA is encoded by the coding sequence ATGACCGAGGAGCCGTCCGACACCGATCCGGACGACCGCCCCGACCAGTCCCGTGACGACCGGACGCCGGACGGCGACGGATCCACCACCGACGCCGACCCGTTCGAGGACACGTTCGTCGTCAAGGAGACGAAAGCGGTCGACCCGTCCGACAGCGACGATGACGCTTCCGAACCGTCCGACCGCTCGAGCGGTCCGGGGGACGACGACCGAAGCGACGATGGACGCGACGAGGGCCAACGGATCGGCAGTCGGTATGACGACACACAGCAGGACGATGGCGGGCACGACGAGTGGGGACGCATCCCGATCGATCTCACTGACGATGACGACGGCGCGAGCGTCGAATCGACTGCTGGCGCCGAGGATACCGAGGACGACGAAGCGGTTCCGGAGCCGAGTTCGACGCCGATCGTCTCTGAGAGCCCGTCCCTCGAGGGGGCGGTGTTCGTCGCATTGGGCGCGATCGCGACGATTCTGGTGATGTTCCGTCTCGGTTCGATGCTGTTCGCGTGA
- a CDS encoding HAD family hydrolase: MQAILFDMDGVILEGPRTDPQVYADATDYALSELGIEPTDDEREAFREFDPDGIRERAAAHGFDADEFWKLRDDRASELTHERVRSGDRAVYDDAETLSELAERTTTALVTNNRHRTAEFVDNYFEFGFETVRGRDPSMAGYQRRKPNPAYLEETLDRLGVDGGLYVGDSGVDVVAGQKASLETAFVRRPHNRSVDLPAEPEYELESLTELLELLETVDSH, encoded by the coding sequence ATGCAGGCGATCCTCTTCGACATGGACGGCGTCATTCTCGAGGGGCCGCGGACCGACCCGCAGGTCTACGCGGACGCGACCGACTACGCCCTCTCCGAACTCGGAATTGAACCGACGGACGACGAGCGCGAGGCGTTTCGAGAATTCGACCCCGACGGCATCAGGGAGCGTGCGGCCGCACACGGGTTCGACGCCGACGAATTCTGGAAACTGCGAGACGACCGCGCGTCCGAACTCACACACGAACGGGTTCGGTCCGGCGACCGAGCGGTCTACGACGACGCCGAGACGCTGTCCGAACTCGCCGAGCGGACGACGACCGCCCTTGTGACGAACAACCGCCACAGGACGGCGGAGTTCGTCGACAATTACTTCGAATTCGGGTTCGAGACCGTCCGCGGGCGCGACCCGTCGATGGCCGGCTACCAGCGACGGAAACCGAATCCCGCCTACCTCGAGGAAACGCTCGACCGACTCGGCGTCGACGGCGGCCTCTACGTCGGCGACTCCGGCGTCGACGTCGTCGCCGGGCAGAAGGCGTCGCTCGAGACCGCGTTCGTTCGACGCCCGCACAACCGCTCGGTCGACCTCCCCGCCGAGCCCGAGTACGAACTCGAATCACTTACCGAACTGCTCGAGTTACTCGAGACTGTCGACTCGCACTGA